The DNA region TTAACATCCAGAGTGAAAACTGACAGCATCTTTTATCGTTTATTTCAAGAATTTCCCAGTATCTTCTTTGAACTGATTGGGAATCCTCCTGAAACTGCAAATACCTATCAATTCTCTTCAGTTGAAATCAAACAAACTGCCTTTAGAATAGATGGTGTATTTCTTCCCACTCAAGACGAAGAAAATCCCATTTATTTCGTCGAAGTTCAATTTCAACCAGATTTAGATATTTATTTACGTCTAGTTTCAGAAGTATTTCTCTATTTACGGCAAAATAAATCTAAAAATTCTTGGCGAGGAGTGGTGATTTATCCCAGAAGGAATATAGATACTGGTGAGCGACAAGATTGCCACGAATTCTTCAACAGCAGTCGTATTAGTATAATTTACTTGGATGAATTAGGCGAAGCTGCATCACTACCAATAGGTATTGCTACCCTAAAATTAGTAATTGAAAATGAAGATACAACTATTACTACCGCCAGAGAACTAATTAACCGTACTAAACAAGCGGTAAATTTGCAACTACCACAAGAACAATTACTAGAATTAATAGAGACAATCTTAGTTTATAAATTGCCTAACATAAGTCGAGAGGAGATAGAAGCGATGTTTGGGTTAAGTGAGTTGAAGCAAACACGGGTTTATCAAGAAGGCAAACAAGAAGGTCGTTTTGAGGCAAAGTTAGAAGCTGTACCTAAACTGCTAGCACTGGGTTTAAGTGTGGAACAGATATCACAGGCGTTAGATTTGGATGTTGTACAGGTTCAGCAAGCAATACAGCAAACGCCTCTAAATGAATAAATTCAGACAAGCAATGTTTGGCGACAAGTCTTTTTGCATCTAAGCATTTTAGATTAACGCGATCGCTACCTTAACTACAAATATCAGCTATAAACCCCATACTTGGAGGTGCAGCAATGGTACAACAAGTTACACCAGAAACCACCATCGAAGTCATCTACCCAGAAAGCGACGGACAGCCAATGGCGGATAATACAGAACAATTTACATGGATTGTCAAAATTAAAGAAAATTTAGAAATTCTATTTGCATCGCAAGCTGATGTATTTATTGCCGGAGATTTGTTTTGGTATCCAGTTCAAGGAAGCCCGAATATTAAACAAGCGCCGGATACGATGGTAGTCTTTGGTAGACCAAAAGGAAAACGGGGTTCCTATTTACAATGGAATGAAGATAATATCCCCCCACAGGTAGTATTTGAAATTCTATCGCCAGGTAACACCCTCAAAGAAATGACCAAAAAATTGCAGTTTTACCAGCGTTACGGCGTGGAAGAATATTATATTTATGATCCGGCTAAGAACGATTTAAATGGCTTGCTTCGTTCTGGAGATAGTTTTGAAGTTATCGAAGAGATGAATGGCTGGGTAAGTCCGCGTTTGGGAATCAGTTTTACACTGACACCGGATACCCTGGAAATTGTTTCTCCAACCGGACAAAAGTTTTTGTCACCTGTAGAAATTGACCAGTTACGCGAACAAGAACGCCAAGCAAAGGAAGCGGCTTTACAAGAATTAGAAAAAGAGCGCGATCGCTATCAAGAATTGTTGGCTAAACTCAAAGAAAAGGGAATTGACACAGATAATTTATAATTGTTGACTCCAAATCAGTTCTTTGTTTGAAAATTACATAAAACACAGGCATAGCAGAGATTATCTGGTGTTGTTGCTCCACTATGTTTTACGCTGATTATATAGTCAGCATGACTTTTTATTTAATTTTCCTTCTGTGATACTTATGATATAGGAATTAAAAATTTAACTATGGAACAACAACCGATACAAGTAATTGGAGGTGGACTAGCTGGGACTGAAGCAGCTTGGCAAATAGCCCAAGCTGGAGTGCCGGTAATTCTCCATGAAATGCGTCCAAAACGGTTCAGCCCTGCTCATCATACAGAACATTTGGCAGAATTAGTGTGTAGTAATTCCTTTGGGGCAATGGCAAGCGATCGCGCAACTGGATTATTGCACGAAGAATTACGCCAACTCGGTTCTATTGTCATCTCAAAAGCTGATGAACACGCCGTACCTGCGGGTGGGGCGCTAGCAGTAGACAGGGGACAATTTGGCCAAGACTTGACTCAAACTTTAGCCAGCCATCCTTTAATTGAATTTCGCCGGGGTGAAGTATCTGCGATTCCGGAAGGAATTGTGGTTTTGGCAACCGGGCCTTTAACGAGTCCCGACTTAGCCGAAGATTTGCGCCGCTTTACAGGGATGGAATACCTGAGCTTTTTCGATGCGGCTAGTCCGATTATTGTGGGAGAATCGATTAACCGTGACATTGCCTTTATGGCATCACGTTATGACAAAGGTGAAGCTGCTTATCTCAACTGCCCAATGAATAAGGAGCAGTACTTGCGGTTTCGAGAAGAACTTTGTAAAGCGGAACAAACAGAACTCAAGGGTTTTGAACGGGAAACGGCGAAATTTTTTGAAGCTTGTTTACCCATTGAAGAACTAGCACAGCGTGGGGAAGATACCATGCGCTACGGCCCCCTAAAGCCAGTGGGATTGTCAGATACTCGCACCGGGGAACGTCCTTATGCTGTGGTGCAGTTACGACAAGAAGATAAAGCTGGTCAACTGTGGAATATGGTAGGATTCCAAACTAACCTGCGCTGGGGTGAGCAAAAGCGAATATTTCAGTTAATTCCAGGTTTGGAAAAGGCAGAATTTGTCCGATTGGGAGTAATGCACCGCAACACTTTTATTAATGCTCCTGGGCTAATGCATCCGACTCTGCAATTTAAAGAGCGTCCAACATTGTTAGCTGCTGGACAGTTGATTGGTACTGAAGGCTACACTGCTGCGGCTGCGGGTGGCTGTCTGGCGGGAATTAATGCAGCGCGGCTAGCTTTGGGTAAAGAAGCTTTAGTTTTACCACCAACAACAATGATGGGTGCGTTATTAGAATTTATTAGTTCCGCTTCGCCGAAGCATTTTCAACCAATGCCGCCCAACTTCGGGATTTTTCCCGAACTGGGTGCGAAAATCAAGAGTAAGCAGGAGCGTTATGGACGTTACCGCGATCGCTCTTTAACCGATCTAGCAAACTGGAAAGTTAATCATAACTAATGGGAATTGAGCATGGAGCATTGGAAAGAGGACTTG from Nostoc commune NIES-4072 includes:
- a CDS encoding Rpn family recombination-promoting nuclease/putative transposase, coding for MKTDSIFYRLFQEFPSIFFELIGNPPETANTYQFSSVEIKQTAFRIDGVFLPTQDEENPIYFVEVQFQPDLDIYLRLVSEVFLYLRQNKSKNSWRGVVIYPRRNIDTGERQDCHEFFNSSRISIIYLDELGEAASLPIGIATLKLVIENEDTTITTARELINRTKQAVNLQLPQEQLLELIETILVYKLPNISREEIEAMFGLSELKQTRVYQEGKQEGRFEAKLEAVPKLLALGLSVEQISQALDLDVVQVQQAIQQTPLNE
- a CDS encoding Uma2 family endonuclease, with translation MVQQVTPETTIEVIYPESDGQPMADNTEQFTWIVKIKENLEILFASQADVFIAGDLFWYPVQGSPNIKQAPDTMVVFGRPKGKRGSYLQWNEDNIPPQVVFEILSPGNTLKEMTKKLQFYQRYGVEEYYIYDPAKNDLNGLLRSGDSFEVIEEMNGWVSPRLGISFTLTPDTLEIVSPTGQKFLSPVEIDQLREQERQAKEAALQELEKERDRYQELLAKLKEKGIDTDNL
- a CDS encoding HNH endonuclease; translation: MKSHADYIISVKHSGATTPDNLCYACVLCNFQTKN
- the trmFO gene encoding FADH(2)-oxidizing methylenetetrahydrofolate--tRNA-(uracil(54)-C(5))-methyltransferase TrmFO, with the protein product MEQQPIQVIGGGLAGTEAAWQIAQAGVPVILHEMRPKRFSPAHHTEHLAELVCSNSFGAMASDRATGLLHEELRQLGSIVISKADEHAVPAGGALAVDRGQFGQDLTQTLASHPLIEFRRGEVSAIPEGIVVLATGPLTSPDLAEDLRRFTGMEYLSFFDAASPIIVGESINRDIAFMASRYDKGEAAYLNCPMNKEQYLRFREELCKAEQTELKGFERETAKFFEACLPIEELAQRGEDTMRYGPLKPVGLSDTRTGERPYAVVQLRQEDKAGQLWNMVGFQTNLRWGEQKRIFQLIPGLEKAEFVRLGVMHRNTFINAPGLMHPTLQFKERPTLLAAGQLIGTEGYTAAAAGGCLAGINAARLALGKEALVLPPTTMMGALLEFISSASPKHFQPMPPNFGIFPELGAKIKSKQERYGRYRDRSLTDLANWKVNHN